GCTGCGCCAAGGAGTGCGCCAGCACCTTGGCGGCTACGGCGCCGACGTCGCCTCGGGCCTTGTCCTGCGCCATGACCACGGCAGCCAGTACATGAGCGACCACTTCCAAGACGAGCTCCGCTTCCTGGGGATTGCCTCCAGTCCCGCTTTCGTGCGGGAGCCGGAGGGCAATGGCTGCGTGGAGCGGTTCATCCGCACCCTCAAGGAGCAACTGCTCTGGGTGCGAACCTTTGAGACCGTGGAGGAGCTGCGCCTCGCGCTCCTTGCCTTCAAGGAGCGGTACAACCGGGAGTGGCTCGTCGAGCGCCATCGCTACGCGACGCCAGAGCAAGCACGCCGTCAGTTGCTCGCTTGCCCTGTGGTTGCCGCATGAATACAATCACATCACTGTCCAAGAAATCAGGGGCGGTACACACGGGCACTCCTTCAGCGTTTCCGTATCCATAGGCTATTTGAGTTGTGATTCCATTTTTCTTCTATGAGAGTAAAGGCGTTTTGCATAAGCCCTGGATATTTATCTTTCATATACCGTTCAGCCCACAGAATTTCATACAAGCTATTGCCGTAGAGAAACGCTTGGAGCAGATATTGTTCGGTGTAAAAGGTGCGGTCTTGTACGATCCAAGCCTTCGGATAGTCAAACGGGAGGAATACGTCATGGAAATGAACGATAACGCCGCTTTGTAATCGTGGCAGGATTTCCAGAACTGCGTAATTCACGTCGCCGCCCGCTTTGACGTAATGACTGCCATCAATGAAAAGGATGTCATTGGCGTCCAATGATTCGAATAGGCTCAGCTCGACCTCTTCTAGCTGCTTACATACGCGCTCATGCACCCCTGGAATTTGGTAAGTCGCTACGCCTTTTGGATATGGTTCGATTATGGTAAAACGCGGCTGCTTGACCAGTGGCGCGTGTTGCACAAAGCCAGCCGTCACGAGCGTTGAATTGCCAGCACCCACTTCGATGATGCGCCGTGGGCTGCAGAGCGAGAGGAAGGCGCGTAAGACGACGGCTGAGATATAGCCGAAGCTATCGTTGGGCACACGAAAATCAAACTGGCCTTTTGGCGAGCGAAATTCCTCTGCTAGATATTTATAATTTTTGAATAACGGTAAGAACTCTAGCTGAGCCTTATCGTTCATATCGATTCCAGCGAGAGGATAGCGGCGGTCGTGATAGGTAAACTGCCCCAGATTCGGTATGGGGCTTTCTTTCGTGCGCACGATACTGATGCCTAACCGCTGAGCAATGGCAAAGGATTGTTTGGAGAGGACAACTTTTGTAGCGATCTGCTTCAGCATCTTATCCATCTAAGCAAACAGTACCCGGGCGGGGGATTCCTTGTCAAGGAAAACGAACGCCACGTAGAATGGGATGCCTCCGGATAGAACCGAGGTGCGCCCGTGGCCGATTACAAGGACCTGGAGAGCTTTGAGACCTTCCTGGCCATCATCGCCAGGCTGCGGGGCCCGGACGGCTGCCCCTGGGATAAGAAGCAGACCCATGCCACCCTACGGAAATACCTCCTCGAAGAGACGCATGAGGCGCTGGAGGCTATGGATGCGGACGACCCGAAGCGCCTGGCGGAAGAGCTGGGCGATGTGCTTCTGCAGGTGGGGCTGAACGCCCAGATAGGCCGGGATAACGGCACATTCACCATCAAGGATGTTCTGCGCACCATCAATGCGAAGCTCATCCATCGGCACCCGCACGTCTTTGGCGAGGTGAAGGTCTCCGGCGCCGATGAGGTGGTGGCGAACTGGGAGAAGCTGAAGGCGCAGGAAAAGGGCGAAAGGCAGTCTGCGCTGGACGGCGTGCAGAGATCCCTGCCCGGGCTGGCCTATAGCCAGGAGATACAGGGTCGCGCCGCGAAGCTGGGCTTCGAGTGGACGGACATGGCAGGCGTGCTGGACAAGGTGCGCGAAGAGCTGGGAGAGTTCGAAAGGGCGAAGTCGCAAGCGGAGCTTGAGCATGAGCTCGGCGATATCTTCGCCGCGCTCGTGAATATCGGCAGGCGCCTCAACATGGATGTTGAAGGGGCCATGCGCAAGGCGAATCGGCGCTTTGAGCGGCGCTTCCGCCACATGGAAGAGAGCGCCAGCGCTCAGGGGAAGAAGATAGAAGAGCTGCCGCTGGAGCGGCAAGAGGAGCTCTGGCAGGCGGCGAAGCGGGCGACGGGCTGACCGGGACGGGCGTTACGCGCCCTGCTTGTTCGTGATGTAGTCTATGGCGTCCTGAACGGTCTCGATCTTCTCGGCATCTTCATCCAAGATTTCCAACTTCTTGCCGTCCTTGCTGAACTCCTCTTCGAGCGCCATGATGAGCTCGACGAGGTCAAGGGAGTCGGCGTTCAGGTCGTCCACGAAAGAGGCGTTGGGGACCACCTGGGCCTCTTCGACGCCAAGCTGGTCAACCGTCACCTTTTTCACTCGTTCGAAAACTGTCGCCACGGTAACCTCCAGGGCTGTAGCTTTCTAGGATTTCGCTGCGGTCAGGATGGAGCCCAGAACGCCGTTCACGAACTTGTGCAGGTTCTCGCTCCCGAATGTTTTGGCCAGCTCAACAGCCTCGTTTATCGCTACTTTCGGCGGCGCCTTATTATCGAGCACAATCTCATAGATGGCAATACGCAGAATATTGCGGTCTATGGCGGACATCTGCCCGATGGGCCAGGCGGGCGCATGCTCGGCGATAAGCCCATCCAGCCGTGCTTTCTCCCGTATCACTCCGGTCACCAGGTCTTTCGCCAGGCTCTTGGTCTGCTCGCTCAGGCCCTTTTCCGCCAGGGCGCGCTCCAGCGTCTCCTGCCATGCGTGGCCCGAGCTGTCCACTTCATACAGGACCTGCAGCGCGATGGTTCTTCCCTTTCTCCTTGCGCCTGCCATGGTGCCTACGCCATCGCGATGCCGCCATCCACGAGCAAGACTTGGCCGGTGATATAGCCGGCCTCGTTGCTTGCCAGGAAGGCCACCGCCTCGGCCACCTGTTCCGGCGTGCCGAAGACCCCGGCCGGGATGTGCGCCTTGAGGGCATCGCGCTGTTGCTGGGAGAGCTTCGCCGTCATCTCCGTCTCGATGAATCCCGGCGCGACGACGTTTGCGGTGATGTTGCGGGAGGCGACTTCGGCGGCGGTGGATCGGGTGAAACCAACGAGGCCAGCCTTGGTGGCGCTGTAGTTCGCCTGGCCGGGGTTGCCCTTGAGGCCGACGACGCTTCCCATCATGATGATGCGCCCCCACCGCTTCTTGAGCATCGGCTTGATGGCGGCGCGGGTGCAGTAGAACGTCCCGGTGAGGTTCGTCGCGAGAACGTCCTCCCAGTCCTTATCGGAGATGCGCATGAGGAGCGTGTCGCGAGTGATGCCAGCATTGTTGACCAGGATATCCAGGGAGCCGTGGGCCGCCACAACGTCCTCGACCATCTTTTCGACCTCTTGCGATCTGCGCACATCGGCGATGTGGACGCCGGCCTTGCCGCCCGCCTCTGTGATGAGGCGCCGCGTCTCAGAGGCGTCTTTGGTGGCGTTGAGCGCAACGGTGGCGCCTGCCTTGGCGAGGCGAAGGGCAACGGCGCGGCCAATGCCGCGGCTGCTACCGGTGACGAGGGCGACTTTGCCCGAAAGGTCCACGATGGCGCGGGGCCGTTAGGCCGGGAGGGCGAAGGCCCGCACAGAGGGCATGGACTCGACGTTGAGCGTCTGCGCTTCCTTGGCGATGCGCTTGATGAGCCCGGTGAGCACCTTGCCGGGGCCGATCTCCACAAAGGTCTTGACACCGTTGGCGGCCATGTACTCCACGGACTTGGTCCACCGGACGCAGGAGACCATCTGGTCAATCAGCTCCGCCTGGATCTCGCCTTGACGGGCGATGGGCTCGGCCTTGGTGTTGCTGATGATGGGCACTTGCGGGTTGCGGATGGTGGCCTTGTAGATGGCTTGGGCCATGCCGGGAACGGCGGGCTGCATGAGGCTGGAGTGGAAGGCGCCGGAGACTTCCAAGGGGATGGCGCGCTTGGCGCCCATGGCGCGGGCAAGGTCTATGGCGCGGACAAGGGCCTCTTTGGTGCCGCTCAGGACGATCTGCCCATCGCTGTTGATATTGGCGATCTCGATGCCGACCTGCTGGCAGACCTGCTCGACGAGGGACTCATCGAGGCCGAGGATGGCGGCCATCCCGCCCTCCCGCATGCGTTCGGCCTCTTGCATGAGGCGGCCGCGCTCGCGGACAAGGCCAAGGGCCTCATTGAACGGCAGGGCGTTGGCGGCGACGAGGGCGGTATATTCGCCGAGGCTGTGTCCCGCGACGAAGCGGGGCTTGGAGGGGAAGGTCTCGCCATGGACTTCGCCCAAGGCGCGAAGGGCGGCGATGCTGGCGGTCATGATGGCGGGCTGGGCGTTGACGGTCTGCTTGAGCTGCTCGTCTGGGCCTTCAAAGCAGAGCTTGGAGAGGGAGAAGCCGAGGATGTCGTCGGCCTCCTCAAAGGTCTCTTTCGCGGCTTTGGACTCAGTAAAAAGGTCGCGGCCCATGCCGACTGCCTGGGAGCCTTGACCGGGGAAGACGTACGCTAAACGTTCGCCGACTGTGCTTTCTGTCATAAACCTTCCTTGTTGGCTGACCGAATAGGAGGATGCCACTTATGGCAAGTGTTACTCGGCCTCTGCCGTCCCGACCTTTAGAACCTGGCGGCCGTTGTAATAGCCGCAAGCCCTGCAGGCGCGGTGCGGAGCCTTGATGCTGCCGCAGTTGGGGCAGGTCCCAGTGGTAACAGGGGCAAGAGTGTTATGGGCCTTGTGGTGACCCTTGCTCGATTTCGATCGCTTTCTTTTTGGGAGCGGCGCCATCTACGTCCTCATTTCCTCTTTTCAGACTTGCTTACTTTCTCTCGGAGCGCCTCAAGGGCGTCCCATCGGCTATCGGCCTTCTGTGCCTTGCAGGTGCAGGGGCCCTCATTCCAGTTCTTCCCGCAGATTGGGCAGAGGCCGCTGCAATCTGCCTTGCAGAGCGGCTTGATGGGGATGGAGAGGATTGCGTATTGCCGAACCGGCTCTGTCAGGTCCAGCTCATGCTGAGAGCTTATGGTAAACGAACCTTCGCTCTCGTCAAGGGCCAGTTTGACGCCTGATTCGATGTCAGTTGTCTGTAAGAACTCCTCTTCGATCTTGATGTGGGCTGGGCTGGCGAATTCCCGAAGGCAGCGGCTGCAGGCGCAGCGGACCTTCGCGTCTATTGAGGCCAGGACAAGGATGCCAGCCTTGGTCCGTATGAGCTGGGCGGAGCCCTCTAGCCCTTCTGCCAGCTCTTCGATGCCTGGTTTCTTTTCAGTAAACTCGTACTCCCGCTCTTCCCCCACGCCTGCCTTCAAAAGCTGCGAGACGTTCCATCGCATCGCCACCACCAACCTTTCGCGCTGGCCACTCGGCTAGAAAGCCAGTTGCCCTACCGCTTCGGGAGTGCGGCGCATTGCTACACAATCCACAATTGTACCAAGAGGCGTAAGGACCAGCAAACCGGGCCTACTGAAGAAAGAGGCTGTCAAGATCCCTTCCAGCTCTGTTGCTTCATCTGCTCCCCTCTATGGAGCAGAGGCGATAGGCTTCGTCCCTACATAACATAACAAGGCCAGGGCTTCTTTCGGGCGCA
The nucleotide sequence above comes from Chloroflexota bacterium. Encoded proteins:
- a CDS encoding DUF177 domain-containing protein is translated as MRWNVSQLLKAGVGEEREYEFTEKKPGIEELAEGLEGSAQLIRTKAGILVLASIDAKVRCACSRCLREFASPAHIKIEEEFLQTTDIESGVKLALDESEGSFTISSQHELDLTEPVRQYAILSIPIKPLCKADCSGLCPICGKNWNEGPCTCKAQKADSRWDALEALREKVSKSEKRK
- a CDS encoding 50S ribosomal protein L32, translated to MAPLPKRKRSKSSKGHHKAHNTLAPVTTGTCPNCGSIKAPHRACRACGYYNGRQVLKVGTAEAE
- the fabG gene encoding 3-oxoacyl-[acyl-carrier-protein] reductase, with the protein product MDLSGKVALVTGSSRGIGRAVALRLAKAGATVALNATKDASETRRLITEAGGKAGVHIADVRRSQEVEKMVEDVVAAHGSLDILVNNAGITRDTLLMRISDKDWEDVLATNLTGTFYCTRAAIKPMLKKRWGRIIMMGSVVGLKGNPGQANYSATKAGLVGFTRSTAAEVASRNITANVVAPGFIETEMTAKLSQQQRDALKAHIPAGVFGTPEQVAEAVAFLASNEAGYITGQVLLVDGGIAMA
- a CDS encoding transposase, which produces LRQGVRQHLGGYGADVASGLVLRHDHGSQYMSDHFQDELRFLGIASSPAFVREPEGNGCVERFIRTLKEQLLWVRTFETVEELRLALLAFKERYNREWLVERHRYATPEQARRQLLACPVVAA
- the fabD gene encoding ACP S-malonyltransferase, with the translated sequence MTESTVGERLAYVFPGQGSQAVGMGRDLFTESKAAKETFEEADDILGFSLSKLCFEGPDEQLKQTVNAQPAIMTASIAALRALGEVHGETFPSKPRFVAGHSLGEYTALVAANALPFNEALGLVRERGRLMQEAERMREGGMAAILGLDESLVEQVCQQVGIEIANINSDGQIVLSGTKEALVRAIDLARAMGAKRAIPLEVSGAFHSSLMQPAVPGMAQAIYKATIRNPQVPIISNTKAEPIARQGEIQAELIDQMVSCVRWTKSVEYMAANGVKTFVEIGPGKVLTGLIKRIAKEAQTLNVESMPSVRAFALPA
- a CDS encoding class I SAM-dependent methyltransferase: MDKMLKQIATKVVLSKQSFAIAQRLGISIVRTKESPIPNLGQFTYHDRRYPLAGIDMNDKAQLEFLPLFKNYKYLAEEFRSPKGQFDFRVPNDSFGYISAVVLRAFLSLCSPRRIIEVGAGNSTLVTAGFVQHAPLVKQPRFTIIEPYPKGVATYQIPGVHERVCKQLEEVELSLFESLDANDILFIDGSHYVKAGGDVNYAVLEILPRLQSGVIVHFHDVFLPFDYPKAWIVQDRTFYTEQYLLQAFLYGNSLYEILWAERYMKDKYPGLMQNAFTLIEEKWNHNSNSLWIRKR
- the nusB gene encoding transcription antitermination factor NusB; its protein translation is MAGARRKGRTIALQVLYEVDSSGHAWQETLERALAEKGLSEQTKSLAKDLVTGVIREKARLDGLIAEHAPAWPIGQMSAIDRNILRIAIYEIVLDNKAPPKVAINEAVELAKTFGSENLHKFVNGVLGSILTAAKS
- the mazG gene encoding nucleoside triphosphate pyrophosphohydrolase; this translates as MADYKDLESFETFLAIIARLRGPDGCPWDKKQTHATLRKYLLEETHEALEAMDADDPKRLAEELGDVLLQVGLNAQIGRDNGTFTIKDVLRTINAKLIHRHPHVFGEVKVSGADEVVANWEKLKAQEKGERQSALDGVQRSLPGLAYSQEIQGRAAKLGFEWTDMAGVLDKVREELGEFERAKSQAELEHELGDIFAALVNIGRRLNMDVEGAMRKANRRFERRFRHMEESASAQGKKIEELPLERQEELWQAAKRATG
- the acpP gene encoding acyl carrier protein, which produces MATVFERVKKVTVDQLGVEEAQVVPNASFVDDLNADSLDLVELIMALEEEFSKDGKKLEILDEDAEKIETVQDAIDYITNKQGA